A stretch of DNA from Candidatus Pseudomonas phytovorans:
TTGACCATCACGGCGTTCATCACACCGTTGACGTTGGCGATCAGGCGGTCGGCCGGGATCAGCGTCGGGTGCACCCGCAACTCGATGCCTTCAGCGGTGCGACGCGCCACGCCCAGGTGCTTGATGCGGTAGCCCAGGGCCTCGGCATAGTTCACGTCAGCAGTGGTCAGCTGGGTGATGCCTTCGGTGTAGGCCTTGTCGAACTGCAGCGGAATGCCGAAAGCGATCGAAGCCAGGATGGTCAGCTTGTGCGCGGCGTCGATGCCCTCGACGTCGAAGGTCGGGTCGGCTTCGGCGTAGCCCAGCGCCTGGGCTTCGGCGAGCACGTCCGGGAAGGCACGGCCCTTCTCACGCATTTCGGTGAGGATGAAGTTGCCGGTGCCGTTGATGATGCCGGCCAGCCAGTTGATGCGGTTGGCCGACAGGCCTTCGCGGATGGCCTTGATCACCGGGATGCCACCCGCCACGGCCGCTTCGAAGGCGACGATCACGCCCTTCTCGCGGGCCTTGGCAAAGATTTCGTTACCGTGCACGGCAATCAGCGCCTTGTTGGCGGTGACCACGTGCTTGCCGTTTTCGATGGCCTTGAGCACCAGGTCGCGGGCGATGGTGTAGCCACCGATCAGCTCGATGACAATATCGATCTCCGGGTTGCTCGCAACTTCGAACACGTCAGCGGTAATGGGGGTACCGGTAATCTGGCAGTTCGGGTTCTGCGAGCGCATGGCGATCTGTGCCACTTCAATACCGCGCCCGGCACGACGGGCAATCTCCTCGGCGTTGCGCTGAAGTACATTGAAGGTTCCGCCACCGACGGTCCCCAACCCACAGATGCCTACTTTGACCGGTTTCACTGTGAACTCCCCATTGAACGGCCGACACCTTCGCCGACCGTGAAACATGCCGTCACCCCATGACGACGGCGTACTGAATTGGATTACTTGGCAAGTGCCAGCTTGGCGACCTGCGGTGCCGGCTGGTAGCCCGGAATCACCTGGCCGCTTTCAAGCACGATGGCCGGCGTGCCATTGACGCCGATCGACTGGCCCAGCT
This window harbors:
- a CDS encoding homoserine dehydrogenase, whose product is MKPVKVGICGLGTVGGGTFNVLQRNAEEIARRAGRGIEVAQIAMRSQNPNCQITGTPITADVFEVASNPEIDIVIELIGGYTIARDLVLKAIENGKHVVTANKALIAVHGNEIFAKAREKGVIVAFEAAVAGGIPVIKAIREGLSANRINWLAGIINGTGNFILTEMREKGRAFPDVLAEAQALGYAEADPTFDVEGIDAAHKLTILASIAFGIPLQFDKAYTEGITQLTTADVNYAEALGYRIKHLGVARRTAEGIELRVHPTLIPADRLIANVNGVMNAVMVNGDAAGSTLYYGAGAGMEPTASSVVGDLVDVVRAMTSDPENRVPHLAFQPDSLSAHPILPIEACESAYYLRIQAKDHPGVLAQVASILSERGINIESIMQKEAEEQDGLVPMILLTHGVVEQSINDAIVALEALQDVIGKVVRIRVEQLN